In Bradysia coprophila strain Holo2 unplaced genomic scaffold, BU_Bcop_v1 contig_127, whole genome shotgun sequence, the genomic stretch AGATATGCTTCAAAGATTAGCTTGTCTCTGCGTGACTGGAGCGAAGAGCTCAACAGCGACGATGTCGTTAGAGACGCTGCTTTTTCTGCCGCCTTTGGATCTTTTTGTCAAGTCCGTGGCTTTCAATTCCTCTGCTAATGTACGTAATAATGGTTGGTGGTCCTCAGCGAGTGATACAGGCCACGCCTCAATCGTTAATCTGATCGATGACGATCGCCTGAAAATGCCCAGCGACCAGATTAGGGCAGAGTATATGTTAGACGATAATTTTGATTGGCTTATTCCAACAGAAGATGAATGGCTGGTAGAAGGAGGTGTCTATCCTCCCTCTAGTAACGTGGTTTGTTTTACTGACGGATCCAAGAAGGATGGTCTAACGGGAGCGGGTTATCTGTGCGATTATCTGGGCCTAGAGCGCAGTCTGTCAACTGGCTATATTGCCTCAGTATTTCAGACAGAGTTGTTTGCCATCTCAGAGGTTTGTGCAGAAATGCAGTGTAATAACGTATCCAATGAGGATATATATATCTGTACCGACAGTCAATCCGCGATTCAAGCGGTAAGTTCACCCTATGTTAGGTCAAGAACTGTTCTAGACTGTAAGGTTGCACTGAATGCCCTTGGGGTGTCCAACTCGGTTACGATCCTCTGGGTACCTGGTCATAAAGGTATTGCGGGAAATGAAAGAGCCGATCTCCTGGCAAATAAAGGAGCGGAGTCAGACTTTATTGGACCGGAGCCGATGTTTGGAATAACTGCGTCCACCAGAAAGGCCATTGTAAAGGAATGGTTGCTTCGGGAACACAAAAAGAGATGGCAGCAATATGAAGGAGCCAGACACACAAAGATTTTCTGTAGGAGCCCATCATTGAATTTGAGGAAGTCCCTCTTAGATCTGAAAAGGAGTGATATCAAGAGAATTGTCGAAGCTGTCTCAGACCATGGGGAATTAAACAAGCATCTCTTTGACATCGGTCACGCTGATAGCCCTAGATGTCTCTGTGGACGTGGTGAAGAGACCGGATACCACGTGATAAGCGACTGTCCGAGGTATAGATATTTCAGGAGAGCGTTTCTAGGCAAACCAGAACTTTCTGGTCTGGACCTAGATGTCAGTTCCATGGATTTAACCAATCTGGCTGTTTTTCTTAAGAAAACCGGTAGGTTCCCATGAATGTAAACTCCCTGTTGGGTCTCTCACTTCCATTTGGCCTCGCCCCCTTGTAAGGACCAGTTCCGATTCCTGACACGTCACATTGATGTATCTATCTACGGATTTACGTTTCAAAGCTTTTACTAATTCGATTTCTCTTTGCTACAAATGCACAGGTTTTTGACATTGTattctttattttactttGATTTTGATGTATGTTTACGAGCGCTTAGCTCAACCTCTTTGTATTATTTTGCGTACGTTAAATAAACAAGGAAGGGGACTAGTACAAAGGATCATTGATCCAGGTGCTGTCTTAACTCTCGGGTTGAGAATCCCCAAAAtcctaatctaatctaatctaatgattgaaaaatgtaggaaattttatgaaaaacgctaaatgtaaccatcattctttgtaggcaatataagatatgagtcattctcaacaaatttctgttttttttttttaattcattattccaacaattaaacaaaatatgttacaactcccatacgagtgtgaagtttgcggccagagcgaagcgagggccgtaattctcacgagtcgtaataattttatgggatattatattcgaccaatagaaaaattcaattttaccgataaaaaataataaaataccgatagaaatgtggtacatgtcgctggcacctcttcagtaaatcagtaaaaagtaaaaaaaatgtctttccttcactctttgtcgattttggaaatataaagcaAAGGCGGGTCGTTCCCagcgaattcatccttttacaaaatgtaacgagaagGCGTTTCGTTCGTTTcaagggaattcatccttttacaaaatgtaacttaaagacgttttgtcAATTCCTCACTTTCGTCGTTTTCTCAATCtacaaaagtgaagaaacgaaaaaaaaattaattaatttatcggtcgtttattaccatccacattttattcacgagtgacggttttgtaaaataccgggggacttcctttttgtacaaaactgtaaGTTCGGCAAGtcggtttttttattttttattttttaccaaagtgaaagagtcctctcatcgttccacatttgtaaaacttcgcatctactctgattaaatttgacaaaatggcaatcaaacagaataatagataactcatacgagtgggaagtttgcggccagagcgaagcgagggccgtaattcacacgagtcgcattttatttatgatttgttgttgattgaaaatcttgctgcaaatttataagaaaaatgagaactcaaagatcattcggtcttcgaaggtttatttgaagaactttttctgtcaaatttcgttgtcatgtttagagtaatcgatatattaaatgtaggcatttgtatcagtgatgcttcggaagttcaacaatgaaaatggtcaaaaatatattgaaaaaattgtcagtcaatggacctgacccgcccaaaaggtgggacctagtgtTCGTTAGATGCTCAGTAACaagtgataaaaagttgaaaggtAGTTTTCGAGTGAATTTTCTTGATCTGAGGCGaagctgaggtcaataaactcatgaaaacaagacttttcaacttttatcccgagaTATGTGTAATAGATTTCATATTCTTTCGAAAGCTAagccaaatttcttgttttccctaggtgtgtaataaaccactttcgaccctagggaaaacaaaagcatgtcataacacattactatgcaagggaagtaaagtgatatctcgtatccagatgagtaaaagtaaccgagggctttagcccgaggtacatttactcatcgtgatacgagatatcactttattttccgtgtgtagtacgacgttttactgtgcgagtgatgtaaaggttattgcctatacatgtaatagccttattacatgcaccagcatagtaaatatgtttttcatgtgtcggggccgaaaatgaagaagtttcgagatttttctcgggttttcgaccccttacatgaaattttttttgagtatccgttttggacgtttgattttaggcactttcgcatgtagccctcacttcgttcgggctacaactcgcgaaattgcctaaaatcaaacgtccaaaacagatacacaaataactattcttcCCGCGGAAGCAAAAAAAGTATAAATCTTTCcgttttgtaattaaaaatttcatcgaaTATGTCGACAACAGTGAGAGTCACTCCCGTGATCCCGCACTTTTTACACCAGCGTTACATACCAGACATAATCGTCTTAACATTGGTAAtacatgtggaatgaatagagACACCTGGATTGTTTATTGCGACCTATTATTTTTCACCGCTTGTTCAGTTTAATAGGTTAAAGTTTGTTATTATCATGAAACACTTGCCTTCGCCTCCTCAGAGAGATGAAAGAAGCTACTTTCGCTCTCTGATATTTCATCGgaagtcagtgaaatttaactAGAAATTTGCTCCAGTTGGAAAACTGCTTATACGTTTTTATAACCGTatacaacatttttgattggaccagctgaaaaacagatgaaaaaaaattcctatccaaatttcactgacgttcactgtaaataaacttCTAGCAATCTTTTCGCCTCAATCAGATAGATGAAAAATGAAGAACCTAAATCATTGCTCGTGATAGCAATCTAAAACTCATATCAGAATGGTATTTTATGGAGAGTATCAAAGTTTTGTGAGACACCTAACACTGCCTAACTCATCTTGTTAATTAAACACTTACCCAGTAGATTGCGCCAATTTtagtcaaaacaaaaagacCTAACAAAATACGAAAGGTTAATTTCCATATAATTTCTTCAGGGCGACGATTCtcgttttttcgtttaaagaaaaaacgCTTGAACGAAAGTTTTcttaacacattttttgttaacGTTTCATGAGTTTTGGATACCTTAGTCAATTTCGTTGTACGCGACTAGTATACTTCTTGTGaaattcgtgttttttttagtCAGAACTGAGAAATCTCAAAACAACTTTCGATTAGGAGGctacaaaatgtatgtttttattcaaattttatgagtATGGCAATTCTGACAGTCCAGGAAGTATCTGCTTGCAAGAAAAAGACATATAACACATtcaacaataatttcgataTTACGGTGCTGCGGTGCTGCTCAACATTTATAGGTATTGATAGAGAGGACCATCGTAATATCTAAATCTACCGAGACAAACTGCAAAGTAAAATTCATGAGAAAACAAAGTTCTTGATGATGTCTTTAACTTGAAGGTTCATTACCATGTTTTAGGTCGTAATCAAAGAAGCAAGACCGAGTCTGTGCGACCCAAGAGGCGTTCGCAGTATAATTTCCTTTCACACTTtatacgaaaaagaaaattatttggaacTTGTCGTCCAGAATTCAATACCATCATCACAGGTGGCAGAGACGTCATACGGGTGGTAAGAGTTGTTTCCGattcgaagaaaataatttgcatCACCCATTTCACTGTTCATGAAATGCGacattttttctgtatttaaaaaataactCTGAACATAGGAATTTCAATAATCAAACTGACCTCTTCAGAGCATTCAATGTCTTTTGCATATTGAGATTTTCTTGCATCAGTTTATCATAATCTTGATAAACGTTTTTAAATTCGTcgatttcacttttatttctGGCAATGATTTCGTTTTTGTAGTAATTGTGTAGCGTAGTTAACGATGAATTGTTCCTTAGGAAAGCCTTTTCCAATGTAGCGATTGTTAGGGTTTTCTGTAAGGTAGAAAACATTCATTTCGATTGAACTTATAATTCAACTTTGTCTTATACACATACATTTCTGTCTTGGCCGTCATTTACGAGCACGGAGTTAATAGATTCCATAAAACACTtgaaaaattcatccacaccaTCGGTAAACATCTGAAGCGCACTATCCGTGGAATCTAAAAGAAGCCAGTGTAAAATCAAGACTATAAATGCAACTCTGACACAAGACTCGAAACTGACCATTAAATCCTTTCAACCGTACCAATCCGCTGAGAGAAATTCGAATGGCTTCCATCGCAACtggtttcgaaatttttggtaTGGTCGTGGGTGATCCTTTGGTGAATTCTGTTTCGTGCGGCGGAATATACCATAAAGGCTTCAAAAACTTCTCATCGCTGACTAAATTGGCGGTGGTGTCTGGTGTTAAATCAATGTGTGGCATAAAAATTCCCTCGTTTTGATTGAGGAAACTAGATTGCTGCAACAGAAGTGATCGGGGATTCAGTCTATGTGCTCACGCTGAGCGGTGAggataatttaatttcgaaatattgaaaatctcaCAGCATCACTGGCATATGTGTCCAACAAGGTTTGAATGAATTCCGTTTGATTCATTACTTCCACCGTTTGTGTTACCAACGGATTGTCTATGGTCAAACTAGATTGTTGTAAATTCggttgaataaaatttggtaGCGGGACTTTATCTACAACATTATGTATACTAACACTTGATTGTTTTCAtctgttgtttttgttgtcaaATTAGACAATTTCAGcttttctaatttttgtttcggcGAAATAAAGTCGTTCGCCTGCAATTCAGACTTCAAATCAGAGCCATCCGTAAAACCACCCCATCGCTCGTTTGTTGCCATATTGTGTGGTTGGATAATGTTCtgaattatttgtaaattctCTATCGATTGTTTCAGTTCACGAAATATACAACGAGATCAGCCGAGAGTCAATGACATCAATGACAGCCCTCTTTTGAGTGATGCGTGATGCTGATACGTTCACTTTCGCAACATTTTTGTACGATAGTTatttccaaggttctgaaagaacctaGAGTTATTTACGTCACAAGTCCGAAAGTGTACTTTTTCGTGTGACGTATCGAGTTTCGGACAAAAGATTTCTACTCCAAAAggcagagagatgctaatataacgactgggtcgtttcgacggatagagttgggtttttgagagagaattcaatacattttctctcaaccaattttaaaatcattcgacccagtcgtcaaattagcatctctctgccAAAagaacagatacacaaataattattgcgtatctgttgtggacggtatattttaggcaatttcgtgagttgtagtccgaacgaagtgagggcgacaagcgaaattgcctaaaataaatcgtccacaacagatgcgtatacaacttttcatgctgtgggcctaaattacgagaaaaattccgtaatttatgtccaaggcatgaaaattttgttaaacacactGATTGCAGATTGTATTATTCTGTTAATTGCATTGATCAGAGTTCACTTCTCATATCTTCAGCTTCGGTCGATAACAATTATTCCTATAATAAAAGTAtggaaataattcaaattccaTGTTTCCTGTTACAGACTTTAGGtctggaaaattttaaatgatgatttcaacttaacaaaaaagtCGACTTTTCAAAGAATATAaatgtctaaattgtcaagatttgtgaTTTACCccacccgccttcgtaagtgtcttaaactgttctttcagaaccttggtaaaTTGTTCTTGTTCTGCTTACAGACTATTCTGTCACAAagttatttaaatattatatttttcgcaattccggtccataatcatcacctttccatgcatccatttaatgtcgttttgaaggtatttatttcacagtgcgtttttgatttttttttcgcacttgggctttttcacctttttttcgcacgctacgAGCTTAGTGcctttaagaaagactaaattttataaataaaaactttgcacaaaTCTGGATTTGAACAcccaacaccaaaattcttccaaacaccaagcaacgaccatagccattcggctacagtcacacaattattcagaacgtattgttgaagcgtacatacatactaagcattgactacttgattttatttagcacGTCTGTTAAAAATGCTCTGTGCattattttgggaaaatcTAAGTTAACATTGTATTGTCAAAGTGTTCTAGAAGAGCTTAGATTTTCTTAGCAAAATTTCAGTGTGCGATATTGATAGATAGATGACGGACGTAGTCTTAAAATGTCTTCTATCATCAATTGATCATTGTGTGCGAATTAGTTCAAAACTAATCATTTTAAAGCCTCTTAAAATCTTCTCATGTA encodes the following:
- the LOC119073070 gene encoding uncharacterized protein LOC119073070 translates to MATNERWGGFTDGSDLKSELQANDFISPKQKLEKLKLSNLTTKTTDENNQVLTIDNPLVTQTVEVMNQTEFIQTLLDTYASDAQSSFLNQNEGIFMPHIDLTPDTTANLVSDEKFLKPLWYIPPHETEFTKGSPTTIPKISKPVAMEAIRISLSGLVRLKGFNDSTDSALQMFTDGVDEFFKCFMESINSVLVNDGQDRNKTLTIATLEKAFLRNNSSLTTLHNYYKNEIIARNKSEIDEFKNVYQDYDKLMQENLNMQKTLNALKSEMGDANYFLRIGNNSYHPYDVSATCDDGIEFWTTSSK